In one Melopsittacus undulatus isolate bMelUnd1 chromosome 4, bMelUnd1.mat.Z, whole genome shotgun sequence genomic region, the following are encoded:
- the SYT7 gene encoding synaptotagmin-7, giving the protein MAAVRQRRASGEPGRRGRRTGGCIRWALPERSLRWGIFSLTLFFSFLQFYPFTFFSFLSSPLPFLSLSFEDSTLSTATTLEYIPTSAGDPKCQRPRTLMRQQSLQQPLSQHQRSNHSQPTTSQSLGQLQAHSGSTAGTGTNRGSRGGQARPGIAAGSKHPTAGGRSRSNPGSWDHVVGQIRNRGLDMKSFLEGRMVVLSLVLGLSEQDDFANIPDLQPAGTQPNQPNAQGDKRLPAGGKAVTTTPVPGQPPHDESDRKTEPRSSVSDLVNSLTSEMLMLSPGSEDDEAHDGISRENLGRIQFSVGYNFQESTLTVKIMKAQELPAKDFSGTSDPFVKIYLLPDKKHKLETKVKRKNLNPHWNETFLFEGFPYEKVVQRVLYLQVLDYDRFSRNDPIGEVSIPLNKVDLTQMQTFWKDLKPCSDGSGSRGELLLSLCYNPSANSIVVNIIKARNLKAMDIGGTSDPYVKVWLMYKDKRVEKKKTVVMKRCLNPVFNESFAFDIPTERLRETTIVITVMDKDRLSRNDVIGKIYLSWKSGPGEVKHWKDMIARPRQAVAQWHQLKA; this is encoded by the exons ATGGCAGCGGTGCGACAGCGCCGGGCCAGCGGCGAGCCGGGGCGCAGGGGCAGAAGGACCGGTGGCTGCATCCGCTGGGCGCTGCCGGAGCGCTCCCTGCGCTGGGGCATCTTCTCTCtaactctcttcttttccttcctccaatTCTACCCCTTCaccttcttctcctttctctcctctcctctgcccttccTCTCCCTAAGTTTCGAGGACTCCACCTTGTCCACAGCCACTACCCTTGAGTATATCCCCACCTCAGCAGGCGACCCCAAATGCCAGAGGCCCCGCACGCTCATGCGCCAGCAAAGTCTGCAGCAGCCCCTCAGCCAGCACCAGCGCTCCAACCACAGCCAGCCCACCACCAGCCAGAGCCTGGGCCAGCTCCAGGCTCACAGCGGCTCCACAGCCGGCACCGGCACCAACCGCGGCTCCCGGGGGGGCCAGGCTCGCCCCGGCATCGCCGCCGGCTCCAAGCATCCGACGGCCGGCGGCCGGAGCCGCTCCAATCCCGGCAGCTGGGACCATGTGGTGGGGCAGATCCGCAACCGCGGCTTGGACATGAAGTCCTTCCT GGAAGGCCGGATGGTGGTGTTATCCCTGGTTTTGGGACTCTCAGAGCAAGATGACTTTGCCAATATCCCCGACCTGCAACCCGCTGGGACGCAGCCGAACCAGCCGAACGCTCAGGGGGACAAGAG GTTACCGGCCGGTGGCAAGGCAGTGACCACAACACCGGTGCCAGGGCAGCCGCCGCACGATGAGTCCGACCGCAAGACGGAGCCTCGCTCCTCCGTCTCCGACCTGGTCAACTCCCTGACCAGCGAGATGCTCATG CTCTCTCCGGGCTCCGAGGACGACGAGGCCCATGATGGCATCAGCAGGGAGAACCTGGGCCGCATCCAGTTCAGTGTTGGCTACAACTTCCAGGAGTCCACCCTGACCGTGAAGATCATGAAGGCACAAGAGCTGCCGGCCAAGGACTTCAGCGGCACCAGCGACCCCTTTGTCAAGATCTACCTGCTCCCCGACAAGAAGCACAAGCTGGAGACCAAGGTGAAGAGGAAGAACCTCAACCCGCATTGGAATGAGACCTTCCTCTTCGAAG GGTTCCCCTATGAGAAGGTGGTGCAGCGGGTGCTGTACCTCCAGGTCCTGGACTACGACCGCTTCAGCCGCAACGACCCCATTGGGGAGGTGTCCATCCCCCTCAACAAGGTGGATCTCACCCAGATGCAGACCTTCTGGAAGGACCTGAAGCCCTGCAGTGATGGCAGT GGAAGCCgtggggagctgctgctgtcgCTGTGCTACAACCCCTCAGCCAACTCCATCGTGGTGAACATCATCAAAGCACGGAACCTCAAAGCCATGGACATCGGGGGCACGTCAG ACCCCTATGTGAAGGTTTGGCTGATGTACAAGGACAAGCGGGTGGAGAAGAAGAAGACGGTGGTGATGAAACGGTGCCTGAACCCCGTCTTCAATGAGTCCTTTGCCTTTGACATCCCCACGGAGCGGCTGCGGGAGACCACCATTGTCATCACCGTCATGGACAAGGACAGGCTGAGCCGCAACGATGTCATTGGCAAG ATCTACCTGTCCTGGAAGAGCGGCCCCGGGGAGGTGAAGCACTGGAAGGACATGATCGCCCGTCCCCGGCAGGCAGTGGCACAGTGGCACCAGCTGAAGGCCTGA